The Setaria italica strain Yugu1 chromosome IX, Setaria_italica_v2.0, whole genome shotgun sequence genome has a window encoding:
- the LOC101764856 gene encoding phosphatidylinositol 4-phosphate 5-kinase 9 — protein MTAPVALPNEELERVSHSARVELFRGSSCNISKEVLTGLGNGQDSNAAGTNPGFRVGEIRFPNGDIYSGTLLGNTPEGSGQYIWSDGCIYEGEWRRGMRHGQGKTRWPSGATYEGEYSGGYVYGEGTYTGPDNIIYKGRWKLNRKHGLGCQTYPNGDMFEGSWIQGEIEGHGKYTWANECTYVGNMKNGKMSGKGTLTWKNGDSYEGNWLDGMMHGYGIYTWNECGYYVGTWTRGLKDGKGTFYPKGCRVPVNDELYINKLRNRGVLPDARRQSHNSRILHSASVDMGNMKVGMTRQSSDVYKRNSTEQPPLKNVSLERRWSLEVAIEKFIGHESSESSGLESLENLSDSRLPILEREYMQGVLISEVVLDSSFSDSSKKAKRRQKKTVRDTKKPGETIIKGHRSYDLMLSLQLGIRYTVGKITPIQKREVRASDFGPKASFWMNFPKEGSRLTPSHSAEDFKWKDYCPMVFRNLREMFKIDAADYMISICGNSALRELSSPGKSGSVFFLSQDDRFMIKTLRKSEVQVLLRMLPNYYHHVHTYENTLITKFFGLHRVKPSSGQKFRFVVMGNMFCTELRIHRRFDLKGSSLGRSTDKIEIDENTTLKDLDLNYSFYLEPSWREALLKQIETDSEFLRTQRIMDYSLLLGVHYRAPQHLRTRASYRRSMAADRLTVVSEKDAQEDDALNYPEGLVLVQSSGENSVVVGPHIRGSRLRASAAGFGEVDLLLPGTARLQIQLGVNMPARAEQIPKEDESKPFREVFDVVLYLGIIDILQDYNMTKKIEHAVKSMQYDSVSISAVDPQFYSERFLKFIQTVFPENS, from the exons ATGACAGCCCCTGTGGCTCTTCCAAATGAGGAGCTAGAAAGGGTTTCCCACTCTGCAAGGGTTGAGCTATTCCGAGGCTCTAGTTGCAACATTTCAAAGGAGGTGTTGACTGGTCTGGGGAATGGCCAAGATTCAAATGCTGCCGGCACAAATCCCGGCTTCCGAGTTGGAGAGATCAGGTTTCCTAATGGAGATATTTATTCCGGCACATTATTGGGGAACACACCAGAGGGTTCAGGCCAGTACATCTGGTCAGATGGTTGCATCTATGAGGGTGAGTGGAGGAGAGGGATGAGACATGGGCAGGGGAAGACACGATGGCCATCTGGAGCCACATATGAAGGTGAATATTCTGGTGGCTACGTATATGGTGAAGGGACCTATACTGGACCGGATAACATCATCTACAAGGGACGATGGAAGTTGAATCGTAAGCATGGGCTTGGATGTCAGACATATCCAAATGGAGACATGTTTGAAGGTTCGTGGATTCAGGGAGAAATAGAAGGTCATGGAAAGTACACATGGGCAAATGAGTGCACTTATGTTGGCAATATGAAAAATGGCAAGATGTCAGGGAAAGGAACTCTTACGTGGAAAAATGGGGACTCATATGAAGGTAATTGGTTAGATGGCATGATGCACGGGTATGGAATCTATACATGGAATGAATGCGGCTATTATGTTGGAACATGGACGAGGGGACTGAAGGATGGGAAAGGTACATTTTATCCGAAAGGCTGCAGAGTTCCTGTTAATGATGAGTTATATATCAATAAACTAAGAAATCGAGGTGTACTGCCTGATGCTAGAAGGCAGAGTCATAATTCACGCATACTTCACTCTGCATCGGTTGACATGGGGAACATGAAGGTTGGCATGACTAGGCAATCTTCAGATGTTTACAAAAGGAATTCAACTGAGCAGCCTCCTTTGAAGAATGTGTCTTTGGAAAGACGGTGGAGTCTTGAGGTGGCTATTGAAAAGTTCATTGGCCATGAGTCAAGTGAAAGTTCTGGTCTAGAAAGCTTGGAAAACTTGAGTGATTCTCGTTTGCCTATACTGGAAAGGGAATACATGCAAGGTGTTCTAATCAGTGAGGTTGTACTTGACAGCAGTTTTTCAGACTCCTCAAAGAAAGCAAAACGCCGCCAGAAGAAAACAGTGAGGGACACGAAAAAGCCCGGAGAGACAATAATCAAGGGACACAGAAGCTATGATTTAATGCTCAGTCTGCAGCTTGGAATCAG GTACACAGTTGGAAAGATTACACCAATTCAAAAACGTGAAGTTCGTGCTTCAGATTTTGGACCAAAAGCAAGTTTCTGGATGAACTTCCCAAAAGAAGGATCTCGGCTTACTCCTTCACATTCAGCAGAAGATTTTAAATGGAAGGACTACTGTCCCATGGTTTTCAG GAATTTGAGAGAGATGTTCAAGATTGATGCTGCAGATTATATGATCTCCATATGCGGAAATTCTGCTCTTAGGGAACTATCTTCTCCTGGAAAGAGTGGAAGTGTCTTTTTCTTGTCACAAGATGATAGATTCATGATTAAGACTCTCCGAAAATCTGAAGTGCAG GTTCTTTTACGAATGCTTCCAAACTATTATCATCATGTCCATACCTATGAGAACACCCTCATAACTAAGTTTTTTGGCCTCCACAGGGTAAAACCTTCTAGTGGTCAAAAG TTCCGGTTTGTTGTAATGGGAAACATGTTTTGCACTGAATTGAGAATTCACCGGAGATTTGACTTGAAAGGCTCATCTTTAGGGCGCTCTACTGACAAAATTGAAATTGATGAGAACACAACTCTGAAGGATTTGGATCTTAACTATTCGTTTTATCTTGAACCTTCCTGGCGTGAGGCTCTACTTAA GCAGATTGAAACAGACAGCGAATTTTTGAGAACCCAGCGTATAATGGATTACAGCCTACTGCTTGGTGTCCATTATAGAGCACCCCAGCACTTGCGGACACGTGCATCCTATCGGCGGAGCATGGCGGCAGATAGATTGACTGTTGTTTCAGAAAAGG ATGCTCAGGAAGATGATGCCTTGAACTACCCAGAAGGATTAGTCTTGGTTCAAAGCAGTGGCGAGAACAGTGTTGTTGTTGGTCCTCACATAAGAGGCAGCCGTTTGCGTGCATCAGCTGCTGGATTTGGGGAAGTAGATCTCCTACTGCCTGGTACAGCCAG GCTTCAGATCCAGCTAGGTGTTAACATGCCTGCAAGGGCAGAGCAAATCCCCAAGGAAGATGAAAGCAAACCATTTCGCGAGGTGTTTGACGTCGTCCTCTACCTGGGCATCATTGACATATTGCAAGATTACAACATGACGAAGAAAATTGAGCATGCTGTCAAGTCCATGCAGTATGACTCGGTCTCAATCTCAGCAGTGGACCCCCAGTTCTACTCGGAGCGTTTCTTGAAGTTCATCCAGACTGTCTTCCCTGAAAATTCATAG
- the LOC101765252 gene encoding calcium uniporter protein 2, mitochondrial, with the protein MAAVLRRAVAQRFASSSSPAAFGLRRFLQEQPAFRPAVPPDRFMPLADRIRDLGVGFAFPRINLDGLVPPAAPPPAARREADAARELPAASLTVEEARKVLRATQMEAARARIRASGAGAVPYAEFLRLCCDAAGPDAGPSVARALDESGSVIVLGKTVFLRPDMVVKAIEKVIPVRETLPIAENDPAREALKAMEAQKANIDHAAVSQVRRELWCGLAYLVVQTAGFMRLTFWELSWDVMEPICFYVTSMYFMAGYAFFLRTKKEPSFEGFFESRFAAKQKRLMQARGFDLRRYDELRRACGLPPVLQARTPCATAPSSSAQEGGQCHSYCHCH; encoded by the exons ATGGCGGCCGTGCTGAGGAGAGCCGTGGCGCAGCGCttcgcgtcgtcgtcgtcgccggcggcgttcGGGCTCCGGCGGTTCCTGCAGGAGCAGCCGGCGTTCCGGCCCGCCGTGCCGCCCGACCGCTTCATGCCCCTGGCCGACCGGATCCGGGACCTCGGGGTCGGCTTCGCATTCCCGCGGATCAACCTCGACGGCCTCGTCCCGCccgcggctccgccgccggcggccaggcgggaagcggacgcggcgcgggagctgccggcggcgagcctcacggtggaggaggcgcggaAGGTGCTGCGCGCCACGCAgatggaggcggcgcgcgcgcggattcgggcgtccggcgccggcgccgtgccgTACGCCGAGTTCCTGCGTCTCTGCTGCGACGCCGCCGGGCCGGACGCGGGGCCCTCCGTCGCGCGCGCGCTCGACGAGTCCGGATCCGTCATCGTGCTCGGCAAGACCGTCTTCCTCAGGCCCGATATG GTCGTCAAGGCCATCGAGAAGGTCATTCCCGTCCGTGAAACGCTGCCCATCGCCGAGAACGacccggcgagggaggcgctGAAGGCCATGGAGGCGCAGAAGGCCAACATCGACCACGCCGCGGTGTCCCAGGTGCGCCGGGAGCTGTGGTGCGGGCTGGCGTACCTGGTGGTCCAGACGGCCGGGTTCATGCGGCTCACCTTCTGGGAGCTCTCCTGGGACGTGATGGAGCCCATCTGCTTCTACGTGACGTCCATGTACTTCATGGCCGGCTACGCCttcttcctccggaccaagaaAGAGCCCTCGTTCGAGGGCTTCTTCGAGAGCCGGTTCGCGGCCAAGCAGAAGCGCCTGATGCAGGCCCGCGGCTTTGACCTCCGCCGGTACGACGAGCTCCGGCGAGCCTGCGGCCTGCCGCCGGTGCTCCAGGCCCGGACCCCCTGCgcgacggcgccgtcgtcgtcggcgcagGAGGGTGGCCAGTGCCACTCTTACTGCCATTGCCATTGA